One Mailhella massiliensis DNA segment encodes these proteins:
- the ppdK gene encoding pyruvate, phosphate dikinase: MKYVYLFHEGNAQMKSLLGGKGANLAEMTNIGLPVPYGMTISTDACRDYYAHGGKLPEGLVEEVMDSLARVEEKVGKRFGDAENPLLLSVRSGAVFSMPGMMDTILNLGLNAVTFPALARLTNNRWFACDTYRRFIQMFSDVVMEIPKEKFEEILQEQKAAQGVTLDQELSVESLENVIARSKELYRREIGKDFPEDVHEQLLLSIEAVFRSWNNHRAIVYRTINKIDHNLGTAVNIQSMAFGNMGNDSGSGVAFTRNPSTGENRLYGEYLVNAQGEDVVAGVRTPNPIAHLAEEMPDIYNQFRDIAEKLEKHYRDMQDIELTIEHGKLYILQTRNGKRTAQAALKIACDMVEEGLITRSEAIMRIDPEHLANVLHRQIDSSASPHVLATGLAASPGAAFGSVVFDADEAEHLGRIGAKVILVRVETTPDDIHGIVQAQGILTSRGGMTSHAAVVTRGMGKPCVCGCESVKVDYGQQCFSVGDTVVKKGDLISIDGTTGRVILGAVPLKDPELSHEYQTILGWADEVRDLQVRANADTPEDAEKSRRFGAEGIGLTRTEHMFMAQERLPYVQKMILAETTEERSAALLPLQIMQENDFYGILKAMNGLPVCIRLLDPPLHEFLPSLEKLLVETTELRVRGDNPELLQEKEHLLAQVQKLHEVNPMLGHRGCRLGITYPEVYEMQMYAIFNAASRLARDGYTPLPEIEIPLTISLAEMAILKERCDRIARECMALHKVEFPYLCGSMIELPRAALLAGEIAEAAEFFSFGTNDLTQTCFGFSRDDAEGKFLPIYINQHIMKDNPFAVLDRKGVGRLMEIAIEEGRKTRPGLMIGICGEHGGDPSSVEFCHQIGLDLVSCSPYRIPIARLAAAQAALKYPRNK; this comes from the coding sequence ATGAAGTACGTGTATCTGTTTCATGAAGGGAATGCACAGATGAAGAGCCTCCTGGGCGGCAAGGGCGCCAACCTGGCGGAAATGACCAATATCGGCCTGCCGGTGCCCTACGGCATGACCATTTCCACCGACGCCTGCCGCGACTACTACGCCCACGGAGGAAAACTCCCCGAAGGGCTGGTGGAGGAGGTCATGGACAGCCTCGCCAGGGTGGAGGAAAAGGTGGGCAAGCGCTTCGGCGATGCGGAAAACCCGCTGCTGCTTTCCGTGCGTTCCGGGGCCGTCTTCTCCATGCCCGGCATGATGGATACCATTCTGAACCTCGGCCTGAACGCCGTCACCTTCCCCGCGCTGGCAAGGCTGACGAACAACCGCTGGTTCGCCTGCGACACCTACCGCCGCTTCATTCAGATGTTCTCCGACGTGGTGATGGAAATCCCCAAGGAAAAGTTCGAGGAAATTCTTCAGGAGCAGAAGGCCGCGCAGGGCGTGACCCTCGATCAGGAACTTTCCGTGGAATCGCTGGAAAACGTCATCGCCCGCAGCAAGGAACTCTACCGCCGGGAAATCGGCAAGGACTTCCCGGAAGACGTGCACGAACAGCTTCTGCTCTCCATCGAGGCGGTGTTCCGTTCCTGGAACAATCACCGCGCCATCGTGTACCGCACCATCAACAAGATCGACCACAACCTCGGCACCGCGGTGAACATCCAGTCCATGGCCTTCGGCAACATGGGCAATGATTCCGGCAGCGGCGTGGCCTTCACGCGCAACCCCTCCACGGGCGAGAACAGGCTCTACGGCGAATATCTGGTGAACGCCCAGGGCGAAGACGTGGTGGCCGGCGTGCGCACGCCCAACCCCATCGCCCACCTTGCCGAGGAAATGCCCGACATCTACAATCAGTTCCGCGACATCGCCGAAAAGCTGGAAAAGCATTACCGCGACATGCAGGACATCGAGCTTACCATCGAACACGGCAAGCTCTACATTCTTCAGACGAGAAACGGCAAGCGCACCGCGCAGGCCGCCCTCAAGATAGCCTGCGACATGGTGGAGGAAGGGCTCATCACCAGGAGCGAAGCCATCATGCGCATCGACCCCGAACACCTTGCCAACGTGCTGCACCGCCAGATCGACAGCTCCGCCAGCCCCCACGTTCTGGCCACGGGCCTTGCGGCCTCTCCGGGCGCGGCCTTCGGCTCCGTGGTGTTCGACGCCGACGAGGCGGAACACCTCGGCCGCATCGGCGCGAAGGTCATTCTCGTGCGTGTGGAAACCACGCCCGACGACATCCACGGCATCGTGCAGGCGCAGGGCATTCTCACCAGCCGCGGCGGCATGACCAGCCACGCGGCCGTGGTGACGCGCGGCATGGGCAAGCCCTGCGTGTGCGGCTGCGAATCCGTGAAGGTGGATTACGGCCAGCAGTGCTTCAGCGTGGGCGACACCGTGGTGAAGAAGGGCGACCTCATCTCCATCGACGGCACCACCGGCCGCGTCATTCTCGGCGCCGTTCCGCTGAAGGACCCGGAACTCTCCCACGAATACCAGACCATACTCGGCTGGGCCGACGAGGTGCGCGACCTGCAGGTGCGCGCCAACGCCGACACGCCGGAAGACGCGGAAAAGTCCCGCCGCTTCGGCGCGGAAGGCATAGGCCTTACCAGAACCGAACACATGTTCATGGCGCAGGAACGCCTGCCCTATGTGCAGAAGATGATTCTGGCCGAAACCACGGAAGAACGCAGCGCCGCCCTTCTGCCGCTGCAGATCATGCAGGAAAACGACTTCTACGGTATTTTGAAGGCCATGAACGGCCTGCCCGTGTGCATACGCCTGCTCGACCCGCCGCTGCATGAATTTCTGCCCAGCCTGGAAAAGCTGCTCGTGGAAACCACGGAACTGCGCGTGCGCGGCGACAACCCCGAACTTCTGCAGGAAAAGGAACATCTGCTCGCGCAGGTGCAGAAGCTCCATGAAGTCAACCCCATGCTGGGGCACCGCGGCTGCCGCCTCGGGATCACCTACCCCGAAGTGTACGAAATGCAGATGTACGCCATCTTCAACGCCGCCTCCCGCCTTGCGCGCGACGGCTACACCCCCCTGCCGGAAATCGAGATTCCGCTCACCATCAGCCTTGCGGAAATGGCCATTCTCAAGGAACGCTGCGACCGCATCGCCAGGGAATGCATGGCCCTGCACAAGGTGGAATTCCCCTACCTGTGCGGCAGCATGATAGAACTGCCCCGCGCGGCCCTGCTGGCCGGAGAAATCGCGGAAGCGGCGGAATTCTTCAGCTTCGGCACCAACGACCTCACGCAGACCTGCTTCGGCTTCAGCCGCGACGATGCGGAAGGCAAGTTCCTGCCCATCTACATCAACCAGCACATCATGAAGGACAACCCCTTCGCCGTGCTGGACCGCAAGGGCGTGGGCCGGCTCATGGAAATCGCCATCGAGGAAGGCCGCAAGACCAGGCCCGGACTCATGATCGGCATCTGCGGCGAGCACGGCGGCGACCCGAGCTCCGTGGAATTCTGCCATCAGATAGGGCTGGATCTGGTGAGCTGCTCGCCCTACCGTATTCCCATCGCCCGCCTTGCGGCGGCTCAGGCCGCGCTGAAGTACCCGAGAAACAAGTAA
- a CDS encoding ArsR/SmtB family transcription factor, producing MESRHASKIFEALSSDVRLDVFRLLVKNAPGGLVAGDIAKSLDLPATNLSFHLKALVQSGLVGVEREGRFLRYRASIPLMLDIIAYLTAECCSGNPECCRTFRRESGVNPRFLPPVAENACRSGENDEKDAPEATA from the coding sequence ATGGAAAGCAGACATGCCAGCAAGATATTTGAAGCCCTTTCGTCCGACGTGCGCCTCGACGTGTTCCGCCTGCTCGTCAAAAACGCGCCGGGCGGGCTTGTGGCCGGGGATATTGCCAAAAGCCTCGACCTGCCCGCCACCAACCTTTCCTTCCATCTCAAGGCGCTGGTGCAAAGCGGTCTGGTAGGCGTGGAAAGGGAGGGGCGCTTTCTGCGCTACCGGGCCTCCATTCCCCTCATGCTCGACATCATCGCCTACCTCACGGCAGAGTGCTGTTCCGGCAACCCGGAATGCTGCCGCACCTTCCGCAGGGAAAGCGGCGTGAATCCGCGCTTCCTGCCCCCCGTGGCGGAAAACGCCTGCCGCTCCGGCGAAAACGACGAAAAAGACGCCCCGGAGGCGACGGCCTGA
- a CDS encoding permease, whose translation MSELPRSGRPQGDAPGKKHIFPAGIAGAVLLAVLWWAAYSRVQGVSSWLVFDALGLERESHVALALEFFLYDTAKILLLLVALIYVISWLRAGLNAERVRDVLTGRKRGLGYALGALFGAVTPFCSCSSVPLFLGFTTAGIPTGITMAFLITSPVINEIAVVLLWGLLGMKFTLLYVAVGLAAGIIGGAFMDAVRAERFLQPFVIEAMKSPIRPLSFAGGRARLTLRDRHDFARKETSTIFRRVWKWVIVGVGVGAALHGFVPAGWFAENLGAGEWWTVPAAVFLGIPLYSNVTGIVPVMESLLAKGMSVGTTMAFCMSAVAASLPELILLRQVMTAKMLALFLGYVWVIFTLTGWLFNALQGVLF comes from the coding sequence ATGTCCGAACTTCCCCGTTCCGGCCGCCCGCAGGGCGATGCGCCCGGAAAGAAACATATTTTCCCGGCAGGCATTGCCGGGGCCGTGCTTCTTGCCGTGCTGTGGTGGGCGGCATACAGCCGGGTGCAGGGCGTGTCCTCGTGGCTGGTGTTCGACGCGCTGGGCCTTGAAAGAGAATCGCACGTTGCCCTCGCGCTGGAATTCTTCCTTTACGATACGGCTAAGATCCTGCTGTTGCTCGTTGCGCTCATCTACGTCATTTCGTGGCTGCGCGCAGGGCTGAATGCGGAGCGAGTGCGCGATGTTCTCACCGGCAGAAAACGCGGGCTGGGCTATGCGCTGGGCGCGCTTTTCGGCGCGGTCACGCCCTTCTGCTCCTGTTCCAGCGTGCCGCTTTTTCTGGGCTTCACCACCGCGGGCATTCCCACGGGCATCACCATGGCCTTTCTCATCACCTCGCCCGTCATCAACGAAATTGCGGTGGTGCTGCTGTGGGGCCTGCTCGGCATGAAGTTCACGCTGCTCTATGTGGCGGTGGGGCTTGCGGCGGGTATCATAGGCGGCGCGTTCATGGATGCGGTGCGGGCCGAACGCTTTCTCCAGCCCTTCGTCATCGAGGCCATGAAAAGCCCCATACGGCCCCTGAGTTTTGCCGGGGGCCGCGCAAGGCTCACCCTGAGGGACAGGCACGACTTTGCCCGAAAGGAAACCTCCACCATTTTCCGGCGCGTATGGAAATGGGTGATTGTGGGCGTGGGCGTGGGCGCGGCCCTGCACGGCTTCGTGCCGGCGGGGTGGTTTGCCGAAAACCTGGGCGCAGGGGAATGGTGGACGGTGCCCGCCGCCGTTTTTCTGGGCATTCCGCTCTATTCCAACGTGACGGGCATCGTGCCCGTGATGGAAAGCCTGCTGGCCAAGGGCATGAGCGTGGGAACCACCATGGCCTTCTGCATGAGCGCCGTGGCCGCAAGCCTGCCCGAACTCATTCTGCTGCGGCAGGTGATGACCGCAAAAATGCTGGCCCTCTTCCTCGGTTATGTGTGGGTGATCTTCACCCTCACGGGCTGGCTGTTCAACGCCCTTCAGGGCGTACTGTTCTGA
- a CDS encoding thioredoxin family protein, with protein sequence MLVRVFGPGCARCAETERIVLEAVEESGCNAEVRKVTDFREMMAAGVLTTPAVAVNDTLLCSGRVPEKEEVLDWLRRA encoded by the coding sequence ATGCTTGTCAGAGTGTTCGGCCCGGGCTGCGCCCGGTGCGCGGAAACGGAACGCATCGTTCTTGAAGCCGTTGAGGAATCCGGTTGCAACGCCGAAGTGCGCAAGGTGACCGACTTCAGGGAAATGATGGCCGCGGGCGTGCTCACCACGCCCGCCGTGGCCGTGAACGATACCCTGCTCTGCTCCGGCCGCGTGCCGGAAAAGGAAGAAGTGCTGGACTGGCTGCGCCGCGCGTAG
- a CDS encoding aminotransferase class I/II-fold pyridoxal phosphate-dependent enzyme — MRTFSKSSKLDNVLYDVRGPVVDEAARMEENGMNILKLNIGNPAPFGFSAPEEVIIDMRDSIVNSQGYSESRGVFSARKAIMQYAQIKKIPNVGMKDIYTGNGASELIQLSMQALLNNGDEILIPSPDYPLWTACANLAGGKAVHYICDEQSDWFPDLEDMESKITDRTKALVIINPNNPTGALYPVEVLERIVDIARRHELIIFSDEIYDRLVMDGEKHVSIASLAPDLFCVTFSGLSKSHMVCGFRVGWMILSGNKSLAEDYIAGINMLSNMRLCSNVPGQSIIQTALGGYQSVNEYIVPGGRIYEQRNFIYEALNSIPGISATRPKAAFYIFPKIDTERYHITDDTQFALDCLRETRILFVPGSGFNWKKPDHFRIVYLPRISILAEAVEKLEHFLRHYRQ, encoded by the coding sequence ATGAGAACCTTTTCCAAATCCAGCAAGCTGGACAATGTGCTTTACGACGTGCGCGGACCCGTGGTGGACGAAGCCGCCCGCATGGAAGAGAACGGCATGAACATTCTGAAGCTCAATATCGGCAATCCCGCGCCGTTCGGTTTTTCCGCACCGGAAGAGGTGATTATCGACATGCGCGATTCCATCGTGAATTCGCAGGGCTATTCGGAATCGCGCGGGGTGTTCTCCGCCAGAAAGGCCATCATGCAGTATGCCCAGATCAAGAAGATTCCCAATGTGGGCATGAAGGACATCTACACCGGCAACGGCGCGAGCGAACTCATCCAGCTTTCCATGCAGGCGCTGCTCAACAACGGCGACGAAATCCTCATCCCCTCGCCCGACTATCCGCTCTGGACGGCCTGCGCCAACCTCGCGGGCGGCAAGGCCGTGCACTACATCTGCGACGAACAGTCCGACTGGTTCCCCGACCTGGAGGACATGGAAAGCAAGATCACCGACAGGACGAAGGCCCTCGTCATCATCAATCCCAACAACCCCACGGGCGCGCTCTATCCCGTGGAGGTGCTCGAACGCATCGTGGACATTGCGCGGCGGCACGAGCTCATCATCTTTTCCGATGAAATCTACGACCGCCTGGTCATGGACGGGGAAAAGCACGTTTCCATCGCCTCCCTTGCGCCGGATCTGTTCTGCGTGACCTTCAGCGGCCTTTCCAAGTCGCACATGGTCTGCGGCTTCCGCGTGGGCTGGATGATTCTGAGCGGCAACAAGAGCCTTGCGGAAGACTACATCGCAGGCATCAACATGCTCTCCAACATGCGCCTGTGCTCCAACGTGCCCGGGCAGTCCATCATTCAGACGGCCCTCGGCGGCTATCAGAGCGTGAACGAGTACATCGTGCCCGGCGGCCGCATCTACGAACAGCGCAACTTCATCTACGAAGCGCTCAACAGCATTCCCGGCATTTCCGCCACCAGGCCCAAGGCGGCCTTCTACATCTTTCCGAAGATAGATACGGAACGCTACCACATCACCGACGATACCCAGTTCGCTCTGGACTGCCTGCGCGAAACCCGCATCCTCTTCGTGCCCGGCTCCGGCTTCAACTGGAAAAAGCCCGACCACTTCCGCATCGTCTACCTGCCCCGCATTTCCATTCTGGCCGAGGCCGTGGAAAAGCTGGAACACTTCCTGCGCCATTACAGGCAGTAG